A DNA window from Kitasatospora atroaurantiaca contains the following coding sequences:
- a CDS encoding aspartate/glutamate racemase family protein: protein MATGEDRSWRIWYQSFTDPGVDAPYFGRLTSRIEGLADPGFEVVVHGMTPGDRHLHRLSELRCSMQAVRNAIAAQEEGYDAFVIGHFQEPGLAEARAAVDIPVIGLGESTMLHACTLGRKIALVTISPVFVPYHEEQIVRHGLQQRVIAVRAVDAEVADFNRAFTEPELYRRMKEEFSQQLRPLLELGVDVVIPAGGYPMLLFAGERSFGLGGAVVLDGLPVAVMAAETAVRLRRLNGTGASRAPGSALPSEPALREFLDAM, encoded by the coding sequence ATGGCCACGGGCGAGGATCGTTCCTGGCGTATCTGGTACCAGAGCTTCACCGATCCCGGGGTGGACGCGCCGTACTTCGGCCGGTTGACCAGCCGCATCGAGGGCCTGGCGGATCCAGGCTTCGAGGTCGTCGTCCACGGGATGACGCCCGGCGACCGCCATCTGCACCGCCTGAGTGAGCTGCGCTGCTCGATGCAGGCCGTCCGCAACGCCATCGCGGCACAGGAGGAGGGGTACGACGCGTTCGTCATCGGGCACTTCCAGGAGCCTGGGCTCGCCGAGGCCCGCGCCGCCGTGGACATCCCGGTGATCGGGCTGGGGGAATCGACGATGCTGCACGCCTGCACGCTGGGGCGCAAGATCGCTCTGGTCACCATCAGCCCGGTCTTCGTCCCCTACCACGAGGAGCAGATCGTTCGGCACGGGCTGCAGCAGCGGGTGATCGCAGTACGCGCCGTCGACGCAGAAGTCGCGGACTTCAACCGGGCGTTCACGGAGCCGGAGCTGTACCGGCGGATGAAGGAGGAGTTCTCCCAGCAACTGCGTCCCCTGCTCGAACTGGGTGTGGACGTGGTCATCCCGGCCGGGGGCTATCCGATGCTTCTGTTCGCCGGAGAGCGGAGCTTCGGACTCGGTGGCGCCGTGGTGCTGGACGGGCTGCCGGTGGCCGTCATGGCCGCCGAGACGGCTGTCAGGCTCCGCCGCCTTAACGGCACGGGCGCAAGCCGTGCACCCGGGTCCGCACTGCCGAGCGAGCCGGCACTACGGGAATTCCTCGACGCCATGTGA
- a CDS encoding IS4 family transposase → MPRPGQVKSAADERFADRIALGVLTRAFPPELVDEVVAECGRVEQRHRLLPARVVVYFVLAMCLFCGQGYEEVARLLTQGLERQGGRGAWRVPTTAAIGRARLRLGPEPLRALFARVCRPVATKETASAWFRRWRLVAVDGTTFDLPDTAGNAEFFGRPGTCRGQGRSAYPQARVVALVECGTHAVFAAEVAPLTVHETALAQQLFPSLGPGMLLLADRGFRGFDLWRAATGSGADLLWRARSDAVFPVVTSLDDGSYLSEIVAARDKNRRADPIQVRVIEYTLGPRGKDGTVYRLVTSILDPKAAPAAELAALYAQRWEIETTLDEIKTHQGGPRLVLRSQHPRGVEQEIFAFLLVHHALRDLMHQAARRTDCDPDRISFIRTLRIARRHVTGQAALSPLPTRPGTHPEPARDR, encoded by the coding sequence GTGCCAAGGCCCGGACAGGTGAAGTCGGCGGCGGACGAGCGGTTCGCGGATCGGATCGCGCTGGGGGTGTTGACCCGTGCGTTTCCGCCGGAGCTGGTCGACGAGGTAGTCGCGGAGTGCGGCCGGGTCGAGCAGCGTCACCGGCTTTTGCCGGCCAGGGTGGTCGTGTACTTCGTCCTGGCGATGTGCCTGTTCTGTGGGCAGGGCTACGAGGAGGTCGCCCGGCTCCTCACTCAGGGCTTGGAGCGGCAAGGCGGCCGAGGGGCCTGGAGGGTGCCGACAACGGCGGCGATCGGCCGGGCCCGGCTCCGGCTGGGCCCGGAGCCCCTGCGGGCGCTGTTCGCCCGGGTCTGCCGTCCGGTGGCCACGAAGGAGACGGCCAGCGCGTGGTTTCGCCGCTGGCGGCTCGTCGCGGTGGACGGCACCACGTTCGACCTGCCTGACACGGCGGGGAACGCGGAGTTCTTCGGCCGCCCGGGGACCTGCCGGGGACAGGGCAGGAGCGCGTATCCGCAGGCCCGGGTGGTGGCCCTGGTCGAGTGCGGGACCCATGCGGTGTTCGCGGCCGAGGTCGCACCGCTGACGGTCCACGAGACCGCGCTGGCCCAGCAGTTGTTCCCATCCCTGGGCCCGGGGATGCTACTGCTGGCCGACCGGGGCTTTCGCGGGTTCGACCTGTGGCGGGCGGCCACGGGCAGCGGCGCCGACCTGTTGTGGCGGGCCAGGAGCGATGCCGTGTTCCCGGTCGTGACCTCACTCGACGACGGCTCTTACCTGTCGGAGATCGTCGCGGCCCGGGACAAGAACCGCCGCGCCGATCCGATCCAGGTCCGCGTCATCGAGTACACCCTGGGCCCACGCGGCAAGGACGGCACCGTCTACCGGCTGGTCACCAGCATCCTGGACCCCAAGGCCGCCCCGGCCGCGGAACTCGCCGCGCTCTACGCCCAGCGGTGGGAGATCGAGACCACGCTGGACGAGATCAAGACCCACCAGGGCGGTCCCCGCCTCGTCCTGCGCTCCCAGCACCCGCGCGGGGTGGAACAGGAGATCTTCGCGTTCCTCCTGGTCCACCACGCCCTGCGCGATCTGATGCACCAGGCCGCCCGCCGAACCGACTGCGATCCCGACCGGATCTCCTTCATCCGCACCCTGCGGATCGCCCGCCGCCACGTCACCGGCCAAGCGGCGCTTTCCCCCCTCCCGACTCGCCCGGGCACTCACCCAGAGCCTGCGCGAGATCGGTGA
- a CDS encoding alpha/beta fold hydrolase — protein MHSRVHSFRTPEGVTLGVEHFGDAAAPLMLLAGGTTMLSWPDALCESLARGGRHVVRYDLRDSGASTTVDPEAPAYTLRDLAADAAALARGLADRPAHLAGIGVGGMVAQVAALEHPDAFSALTLAGTRPVAPGPVDNDLPDHDKAAMKRRFALPTPDWSDRAAVAEFAAARAEILGDDPAAARATAERVFDRTPGTEPPVQMANQMGLVFSKLDCKPRWRERLPEFAIPALVVHGRHNRFFPVGNGEALAREIPGARLLVLEQAATAIPDAAADEVAAAMLAL, from the coding sequence ATGCACTCGAGGGTCCATTCGTTCCGCACACCCGAAGGCGTCACGCTCGGGGTCGAGCACTTCGGCGATGCGGCGGCGCCCCTCATGCTGCTCGCGGGCGGCACGACCATGCTGTCGTGGCCCGACGCGCTCTGCGAGTCGCTCGCGCGCGGCGGACGTCACGTCGTGCGCTACGACCTGCGCGACTCCGGCGCGTCGACAACCGTCGACCCCGAGGCGCCCGCGTACACGCTCCGGGATCTCGCCGCCGACGCGGCCGCGCTCGCCCGCGGACTCGCCGACCGGCCGGCGCACCTGGCGGGCATCGGCGTCGGCGGGATGGTCGCCCAGGTCGCCGCGCTCGAGCATCCGGACGCGTTCTCGGCGCTCACCCTCGCCGGGACGCGGCCCGTCGCCCCCGGCCCGGTCGACAACGATCTGCCCGACCACGACAAGGCGGCCATGAAGCGACGGTTCGCGCTCCCGACGCCCGACTGGTCCGACCGCGCTGCCGTGGCGGAGTTCGCCGCCGCCAGAGCGGAGATCCTCGGCGACGATCCCGCTGCGGCACGCGCGACCGCCGAGCGCGTCTTCGACCGCACACCGGGCACGGAACCGCCGGTCCAGATGGCCAACCAGATGGGCCTGGTGTTCTCCAAGCTCGACTGCAAGCCGCGGTGGCGTGAGCGCCTGCCCGAGTTCGCGATACCGGCGCTCGTGGTGCACGGTCGTCACAACCGGTTCTTTCCGGTCGGCAATGGCGAGGCGCTCGCGCGCGAGATCCCCGGTGCGCGGTTGCTGGTGCTCGAACAGGCCGCGACCGCGATCCCCGACGCGGCCGCCGATGAGGTCGCCGCGGCGATGCTCGCGCTCTAG
- the ltrA gene encoding group II intron reverse transcriptase/maturase: MPKEAPVNTGALLEQAPLGPRQRVSEMQAKLHRWAAADPGRRFDDLFNLVHDPATLIVAFDRVAGNRGARTAGVDDLTVADVEERIGVPGFLDDLRAQLKAGTFRALPVREKMIPKPGGSGKVRRLGIPVVADRVVQAALKLVLEPIFEADFKPVSYGFRPNRRAQDAIAEIHFFGTRGYRWVLDADIQACFDEIEHAPLMDRIRMRIKDKRVLALVKAFLKAGVLTELGELQDTHTGTPQGGVISPLLANIALSVLDEHLHRAWEPEGVMSTQRQRERRRRIKGLPNWRVVRYADDFVVLVHGTEQDTEILREEIAHVLRPMGLRLSPAKTRVVHMSEGFDFLGFHIQWRRKRGTSKWYVYTFVAQRPQRSVKAKIRALTRKTSQQDLGYVLTSLNMVMRGWANYFRHAVAKNTFSMLDNFTWWRLIRMLRERHHWTWSDVRRRFVTPSGRWLPIAAGEVELQKISAIPVTRYRYRSKSIPSPWPLQEA, from the coding sequence ATGCCGAAAGAAGCACCGGTGAACACCGGTGCCCTGCTGGAACAAGCCCCGTTGGGGCCTCGTCAGCGGGTATCGGAGATGCAGGCCAAGCTTCACCGTTGGGCGGCGGCCGATCCCGGCCGCCGGTTCGACGACTTGTTCAACCTCGTGCACGACCCGGCGACGCTGATCGTGGCGTTCGATCGGGTGGCCGGCAACCGGGGGGCTCGAACCGCCGGCGTTGATGACCTGACGGTCGCCGACGTGGAGGAGCGGATCGGAGTTCCCGGGTTTCTGGACGACCTGCGTGCTCAGCTCAAGGCGGGCACGTTTCGGGCTCTTCCGGTGCGGGAGAAGATGATTCCCAAGCCGGGCGGGTCGGGGAAGGTCCGGCGACTGGGGATTCCCGTCGTTGCCGACCGGGTCGTCCAGGCCGCGCTGAAGCTGGTGCTGGAGCCGATCTTCGAGGCCGACTTCAAGCCGGTCTCCTACGGGTTCCGGCCCAACCGGCGGGCCCAGGATGCGATTGCCGAGATCCACTTCTTCGGAACCCGCGGATACCGCTGGGTTCTGGACGCGGACATCCAGGCGTGCTTCGACGAGATCGAACACGCCCCGTTGATGGACCGCATCCGGATGCGGATCAAGGACAAGCGGGTCCTGGCCCTGGTGAAGGCGTTCTTGAAGGCCGGGGTCCTCACGGAACTCGGAGAGCTTCAGGACACCCACACCGGGACACCGCAGGGAGGCGTCATTTCGCCCCTCCTGGCCAACATCGCCTTGTCGGTGCTCGATGAGCACCTTCACCGGGCATGGGAGCCGGAGGGTGTGATGTCGACCCAGCGACAGCGGGAGAGGCGGCGGCGTATCAAGGGCCTGCCGAACTGGCGAGTCGTCCGCTACGCGGACGACTTCGTGGTTCTGGTCCACGGGACCGAGCAGGACACCGAGATCCTGCGCGAGGAGATCGCTCACGTCCTGCGGCCGATGGGCCTTCGGCTTTCGCCAGCGAAGACCCGCGTCGTCCACATGAGCGAGGGTTTCGACTTCCTGGGGTTCCACATCCAGTGGCGCCGCAAGCGAGGAACGAGCAAGTGGTACGTCTACACCTTCGTCGCTCAACGGCCCCAGCGGTCGGTGAAGGCGAAGATCCGTGCCCTGACCCGCAAGACGTCGCAACAGGACCTGGGTTACGTGCTGACCAGTCTGAACATGGTCATGCGCGGATGGGCCAACTACTTCCGGCACGCCGTCGCGAAGAACACCTTCAGCATGCTGGACAACTTCACCTGGTGGAGGCTGATCCGGATGCTGCGCGAGCGGCACCACTGGACGTGGTCGGATGTCCGCCGCCGGTTCGTCACCCCCTCCGGGCGGTGGCTTCCGATAGCGGCGGGCGAGGTCGAACTGCAGAAGATCAGCGCGATCCCGGTCACCCGGTATCGCTACCGCAGCAAGTCGATCCCCAGTCCCTGGCCCCTGCAAGAAGCTTGA